A single Candidatus Zixiibacteriota bacterium DNA region contains:
- the spoVG gene encoding septation regulator SpoVG, with protein MEITEVRITLRDEDKLKAFANVTFDEEFVIRGLKIINGNNGYFVSMPSRKRSDGTHQDICHPINNKMRQKIETTVLAAYEQELKDAAAGKRTAADPRDDYDAQSPDTGAGGPTAP; from the coding sequence GTGGAAATCACCGAAGTGCGCATCACCCTGCGGGACGAGGACAAGCTCAAAGCATTCGCCAATGTTACGTTCGACGAGGAGTTTGTCATTCGCGGGCTGAAGATCATCAACGGCAACAACGGGTACTTCGTCTCGATGCCGTCGCGCAAGCGCTCCGATGGGACCCATCAGGACATCTGCCATCCGATCAACAACAAGATGCGGCAGAAGATCGAAACCACGGTGCTGGCGGCCTATGAGCAGGAATTGAAAGATGCCGCCGCCGGAAAGCGGACAGCCGCCGACCCGCGCGATGACTATGATGCACAATCTCCCGACACCGGCGCAGGAGGTCCAACCGCCCCTTAG
- the ispE gene encoding 4-(cytidine 5'-diphospho)-2-C-methyl-D-erythritol kinase, with protein MTSSSDHCTVLAPAKINLGLRVLGRRPDGYHELETTFVAVDLYDRLTFHRGDAGGFKLTWENADPDAAFELETGENNLITRAARLVERECGLKLSLAAHLLKRIPIAAGLGGGSSDAAATLAALNRLYTLGRSREQLADWAAQLGSDVPFFLGEPCAFARGRGERLEPRSIPTAWWAVLACPAVPLTAGEVYAALDLTSTGVASHVSGRLDGEGFIAALGRITNDLEPVVIHRVPEVSYWRTQLLAMGAAGVYVSGSGPTVFGVFTAPPDMGRLEQDGPKRARLYVVRPVETPLALVIG; from the coding sequence ATGACCTCGTCATCCGACCACTGCACCGTGCTGGCCCCGGCCAAGATCAATCTGGGTCTGCGCGTTTTGGGCAGGCGCCCCGATGGCTACCACGAGCTGGAAACGACGTTTGTGGCGGTGGATCTCTATGACCGACTCACGTTTCACCGTGGCGACGCGGGGGGGTTCAAGCTCACGTGGGAGAACGCCGACCCTGACGCGGCCTTTGAATTGGAGACCGGGGAGAACAACCTGATCACGCGCGCGGCCCGTCTGGTGGAACGCGAATGCGGTCTGAAGCTGAGTCTGGCCGCCCATTTGCTTAAACGCATTCCGATCGCCGCCGGTCTGGGCGGCGGGTCATCAGACGCGGCAGCGACCCTGGCGGCCCTGAATCGACTGTATACTCTGGGTCGCTCGCGGGAGCAGTTGGCCGATTGGGCGGCGCAATTGGGGTCGGATGTCCCCTTTTTCCTGGGGGAGCCGTGCGCCTTCGCGAGGGGACGCGGTGAGCGGCTCGAACCACGGTCAATCCCGACAGCCTGGTGGGCCGTGTTGGCCTGCCCCGCCGTCCCCTTGACGGCGGGTGAGGTCTATGCCGCTTTGGACTTGACTTCGACCGGGGTGGCTTCACATGTTTCCGGGCGCCTTGATGGGGAGGGCTTCATCGCCGCCCTCGGTCGAATCACCAACGATCTGGAACCTGTTGTGATTCACCGGGTCCCCGAGGTCTCGTATTGGCGCACGCAACTTCTGGCGATGGGTGCAGCGGGGGTGTATGTGTCCGGCAGCGGGCCGACGGTGTTCGGTGTATTCACCGCGCCGCCCGACATGGGACGGTTGGAGCAGGACGGACCGAAACGAGCCCGGCTGTACGTGGTCCGGCCGGTTGAGACTCCCCTGGCGTTGGTGATCGGGTAG